A portion of the Cervus elaphus chromosome X, mCerEla1.1, whole genome shotgun sequence genome contains these proteins:
- the LOC122689028 gene encoding X antigen family member 5-like: MGASARNSGRCPTRGRNMSGQVASTLGSTGQDSSQLDEPVVDQQPSVEQPQQEEAPAEIQDITPGKEEVNGEDPVNHDEEEKDAPGDSDLETDLQELALAKTGDQGGDGPDVKEEIASNTETVEMPEEVKGNHLLERR, encoded by the exons ATGGGTGCCTCCGCTAGGAACTCTGGTCGATGCCCGACGCGGG ggagaaatatgagTGGGCAAGTGGCATCAACATTGGGATCTACAGGTCAAGATTCTTCCCAGCTGGATGAACCTGTGGTT GACCAGCAGCCCAGTGTTGAGCAACCTCAACAAGAGGAAGCACCAGCTGAGATTCAGGATATCACACctggaaaggaggaagtcaaTGGAGAGGATCCAGTGAATCATGATGAAGAGGAGAAGGATGCCCCTGGAG attctgacCTGGAAACTGATCTCCAGGAATTGGCTTTGGCAAAGACTGGGGATCAAGGCGGAGATGGTCCTGATGTCAAGGAGGAGATTGCATCAAATACAGAGACTGTTGAAATGCCAGAGGAG GTGAAGGGGAACCATTTGCTTGAAAGAAGATAA